TAATATAATTACAGTATAGGACAAACCAGAATCTAGTCTGTGCATCTGatatttgatttaattttttatgaaaGCTTAGTGTTTGTCATGTTTGTTTTACAGAAATTCCAGCAAAAACATCCACCGCCGATTATCCATCAGGCCGCTGATGCCAGACTGAGAATCTCAGCTCTGCAGGTGCGGCGCGAAATGGTAACAGAAAGTTCCAGTACATTTTCTTGAAATCTCaatgaacatttatttattgccaATCACAAGAAaatttgtttaatattaattaGTTGCTAACAGCGTTCCTCCACTCAGCAGAATGACTATGaagttgaatctaatctaaAGTAATAAAATGTCAGGCAGCTACATGCAAATATAAGCTAAATGTACAATACTGTGCAAAGTCTTCGGCAGTCAAAGACAATGTGTAAgggctatttatctgggtagaaAATGTAGACTTGCtcagaaaacaatacaattcaaaattcaaacatactgtatgggtgactttaggaggggttttgaaatggctgacacactttgacaggagTAATACCATAGTTTTAcatcaacatgaagatcattttctttgactgtgtAGTACTTGTTAGCTGTTTAAATCTGAACTTCCTCCAGGTTGATGCTGTTGTCTTCTGAGACCAGGCTCTTGGTGAGACCGCTCCCTAGCTTTCTACCGTGGAGCTGCAGCTCCATATTCACCCAGTTCTGAAGCGCTTGGTCCTTGTTTCTAAGCTCATCTCCGTCGTCTGTCACCCTGTAGTCCTGCTTCCTCTCCATGCACGAGCTGACCTTCCTAGCGCACAGGTAGAAGATTTCAGCCAAGTTGAGGAGCAGTGACACACAGGCGACCACCAGCATGAACCAGATGAAAACATTCTTCTCGGTGGGCCTGGACATGAAACAGTCCACTTGGTGAGGGCATGGAAACATGCCGCAGACATAGCGGGCCTGGAGATTGAAGCCAAACAGATAGTACTGACCCATGATGAAGCCAAGCTCCAAGAGGATCTTAGTGATCACGTTGGCCAAGTAGCTCTGCAAAAGGCGCCCATGAAGGCTGACCTTGCCCGTGCTGCTGATGTATTTTAGGGTCTTGCACTGTTTCTTCAAGATCAGACTGGTGCATTCATCCTGGGCCTGCCTCTCCATCTTTTGTCGGATCTTCTTTTCCGTGTGGATGATGTGCATGACATGGCCCAGGTATACCAGGGTAGGCGTGGACACAAACACAATCTGTAGCACCCAGAAGCGGATGTGTGAGATGGGGAAGGCGTGGTCGTAGCAGACGTTCTCACAGCCGGGCTGCTTCGTGTTGCAGATGAAGTCTGACTGCTCGTCCCCCCACACCTTCTCGGCCCCCGCCCCCAGGACCAAGATCCTGAAGACGAAGAGGACGGTGAGCCAGACCTTCCCGATGACCGTGGTGTGGGTCTGCACCTTGTCCAGCAGACGGCCCAGGAAATCCCACTCACCCATCGTTCTCTGATTGATGGCACTGAAAAACAGAGGAAGGCGGGTTTTGTTAACACAAATTCATGTATCAGAAATCGTCGAGCTGGCAGaaaagcctctgtgtctgtgatcagaaggtcacaggttcaagCCCCATTCttagcagaatagtcacatgccTGTGGGCCCTGAATCCCGCAGTTAAAGGGGCGTTGCATGTTTGACACTCTGCAGTGGCCCCCAACCTTGTTTACACCTACATGcatgtctcatggagagcaagatgggacaaGCACAAAGAGTacctccccacaaggatgaatAAGTATCACTTACCCAAAAAAATCAACGGCATAGTAGGCATACTCAGGAGTAAATTGTAATCAAGCATTTACACGCTCTTCAATAAATACTTCGTGAGACAGGAGTAAGGTATCTTCATAATACATTTCTAAATTTGATTGTAAGTGAATCTTTTTATTTGTCAGTATATTATCAAATGAACAGTTTATTAATAGTTAAAGAGCAAAGCTTATGCCTGGGTTCTATGGTCAAACATCGTAATCAGCTATTTACCAGCtttagtaggtgtgtctgagcagggaaatgtgcaaactgtgttgcaaaCTGACCCCCCAAGCCTGGAATCGGGGAACCCTGCCTTAAACTAAAATGTTACTTGAAAAACATATTCCACATTACACCAAATCAAATGTAACACACATTATCTAAATGctattaaacagtgttttcagCTATACAGTATATTCTGAAATGAGTGTTTAAATGTCCTTTATTCAAGACTCACTTTCTATGTCAAAGGACCCAGAGAATATTTTGTGTAGTTTAATATAAGCTACGCGGCTTATCCAAAGTAGTGGGAACCAGGGACTCGACCTTGTTCAATCCCAAACATCAACTGTCTGTTATGAGTGCACAGAGAAATGTTAGAAGCACATTCATGCACTGACTGTCACTGTCCTCTTCCAAACCAGTTTATATTAATCAACTATTCCCATATTCATGACTAAACAAAAAGACAGAGTAATCACTAATGGTTTAGTGATATACAAATTTATTAATGGCATTTTGCAGAAACATGAATGCAGGACATTGCACAGGTGCGTCtgacatttctgattttttGCACTCCAAAAACATTATATTGGCAGTAATCTTTGATTTTAAGTTTGCATATAGGGGATTTATAAATCATTATAAACTAATTGATGGTTGCTTATTGAATTATATTCGATTACATGGTCTGTCTGGTAAAagttttaataaaatacattggAACATTTTCCTGTACATAACTGGCTTGTTAATAAAAAATGTACCTGGACAATTCGTAAGTAAACTTTCAAATAAATTGTTCTCCAGTTATTTCAATCAAACGAAATATGCAACAGTCTAAAAAATTTCATAGTAACACTTACGACCCTCCGCATTGTTTATATCATCTTAACCTGCAGACTGAATTCTTCCTGTTCATTCCTGCATTGAGCACTCACCCAAAGTCGCTTCTGTGCTCAACAGTACGCCGGACCAACACGCAGCTCTGAGAGTCCTTCCTTAGGCAGAAGATGTATGAGAGAATATTCAACCCTTCCTCTTCTTATTGTGGATGCTCCCTTTcggggaaaaaaacaaccatCCACAGTGGGTGGGCTTTAACCCAACAGGAACCAGTGGTGGATCAAGTGTAAAATGGACCAGAGGTCAAAAACTGGCAGTTGTGAATGACAATCCTCTGCACGTCAACCAGCAGGAGAAACAGCGACCCCATCCTGGTTACATTTATTCCATTTTTTCGAGAGGTAGGCCTTTGCTTTCAAAAAACAGCCATCTATGTAAAATCCAGATGTTGTATCACTTAGAAATCTTGACAGAAAATACTACACAACTCATGGAAGACcaaaatacttttatttacacTCTTCATACAGTTTTCATTGGGCACATCCAAGCTGTGTTCAGTTGCACaaccacaaaaacaaatatgTCATGAAGAAAAATAGCAcaataggaaaaaaaactgcaaattaCCTCCACAAGcacataccttagcaaccaaaGCCAACACTGGTGGCTAgaaatattgtaataattttataaagGATTGCACTAATAAACAACAGCAAGTCAGTAAAGCCCACCGATTAGAATACTGTCACCTAGTAAAGCGGTTGAAAATCAGGACGAGTTGTTTACAACGCAACCTACCCAAATTACTATAACAACAAGAAATAGTAGAGACACTTAAAGAAAATATACACTTTGTCACTTCAATCACATTTTGCAGAAAACAGTGTCTTAAAGCTTCATCAAGACAGCCTGCTTTGACCCTGTGCACCAAACACATCGCAGCAACCAACTACTTCTAAATGTACAAATTTTACATTAATCACTATCCTGAAGGTAACAAGTCTTATCAACGTTTACATTCAGCTTAAAAAGCCTCGGCCAATGAGTTACCATCGAACTGTTAGATTTTAAGACACAAACAAATGTCAAGGTGTCTAACATTTCACATGCAAGCCTTTAAAGTTCAGGTTCACAATGACTGTGTTGCTGTTTTTCGCTGGAACTTGAAGTGCTTGACATCGTAGTGCTGTCAGATGACCGGGCTGGAAAGCTAGGAATGGGTGACCTACTGTGTTCTTGAGAACACGTGTGTTCCCCAAACCCAAATCCATTCAGGCATGTACTGAACAAgccaaaactgaaaaacaaaaaagagatTAGTTTACAACAGATTGCAATTCTCGTTCTGATCAGTACTGCTCCCTGAGATGTGCAGTGGAGTCCCTTTTGAGAACCGTACCAAACCATACTGGGTGATTTGCTGTTCCACAGAAGAATCTAATCAGGATTAAGAAAGGTGGTTCTCATACTGCAGGCCCACGGACTCACAGGTGTATCGATTGTCAGATTTGTTCATTCACTTCATTTGATAAAGCAATAATGTTTAGCTTAGCCTAGCTTTTAGCTTAGCTTAGCTCCAGGACCAAAGCTTTTCCACTTTTGACCCTCTACCTCCAGACCTCTCTTCCCAAAGGCATCACCTGATGTACCTGCAGTGAATGTGGCCAGTATCCCGTTGTCCTGTGGGAAATGCCCAGAGTGGAGATGGCGTGCCGGGCATACACCTGAGGCTGAGGTTCCAGCCACCCACCACTGTGCCCGCCTTTGTCTGAGACTCCCCCCTCCTGGGACCTGATCCGGAATGGGATCAGGCTCTGTACAAAGACCCCTCTGTGTCGGTACTCATAATGCAGTGCTCGGCTGAAGTGGTCCAAGTAGGCCTAGGAGCAAAAGTGTTACTCTGAGAATGATTAATCTGAAAACCACAGCCGGCATCCGTAACCACGACACCACAGCCGCCATCCGTAACCACAACACCACAGCCGCCATCCGTAACCACGACACCACAGCCGCCATCCGTAACAACGTCACTACAGTCGCCATCTGTAACAATGACACCACAGCCGCCATCCGTAACCATGACACCACAGCCGCCATCCGTAACCATGACACCACAGCCGCCATCCGTAACCACAACACCACAGACCCATTTCATAACCACAATACCACTGATTTTTTAAAGGCTACAATGTACTGACCGTGATTGCTGTAAAAGCCGCCTTGTTGGGAGTAGGTTTGCAACACAGTCCGGACGAGATGTTAACTactgcccccctgcccctctCCGCCATGCCAGGGAGCACGATGCGCACCAGTAGTGTGGCAGCTGCCACGTTTCTGCTGACGGCGTCCCACAGGTGGTCCTCTGGCAGGCCGGCGAAGGCCTCTAGGGAGCCCAAGGACACGTCCATGCTGGTTATCAGGAAGCCTATATCTTTGTCCTTAAGCACATCTCTGATAGGCCGGCACACGGCGTGTCCCTCGCTGAAGTCTGCTTGCACAGACAAGGCAGCCACCCCGTGAGAATCGGCGATAGCCTTGGCTGTGCCCTCCACACCCTGACCGTCGGGGCTGATTAGGATAATGCTGACGCCCTTCCTCGCCAACTCCTCCGCATACGCCTTCGCCAAATCTTCCGAAGCACCTGCGTTTAGCAAGTGGAGACGGAGACTGCTCAGCAATCATCGTCAACACAAGTTCCGAGTCACATCACCGCTATGACCATCAACATGCTTGTGTGCTAGGCAAGACCGTAgccatgggggggagggggaccaaggccataattataatatacatCTGAATATTGGGGGAGATATGTCCCCCCAATGTATATTACaatta
This window of the Paramormyrops kingsleyae isolate MSU_618 chromosome 19, PKINGS_0.4, whole genome shotgun sequence genome carries:
- the gja11 gene encoding gap junction protein, alpha 11 encodes the protein MGEWDFLGRLLDKVQTHTTVIGKVWLTVLFVFRILVLGAGAEKVWGDEQSDFICNTKQPGCENVCYDHAFPISHIRFWVLQIVFVSTPTLVYLGHVMHIIHTEKKIRQKMERQAQDECTSLILKKQCKTLKYISSTGKVSLHGRLLQSYLANVITKILLELGFIMGQYYLFGFNLQARYVCGMFPCPHQVDCFMSRPTEKNVFIWFMLVVACVSLLLNLAEIFYLCARKVSSCMERKQDYRVTDDGDELRNKDQALQNWVNMELQLHGRKLGSGLTKSLVSEDNSINLEEVQI
- the hsdl1 gene encoding inactive hydroxysteroid dehydrogenase-like protein 1, whose amino-acid sequence is MAAVDSFQLLYREIARSCHCYVEALALVGAVYTTSRAVVFARDCYSLIRLHFLPRLMHSGDLLHRFGEWAVILGASEDLAKAYAEELARKGVSIILISPDGQGVEGTAKAIADSHGVAALSVQADFSEGHAVCRPIRDVLKDKDIGFLITSMDVSLGSLEAFAGLPEDHLWDAVSRNVAAATLLVRIVLPGMAERGRGAVVNISSGLCCKPTPNKAAFTAITAYLDHFSRALHYEYRHRGVFVQSLIPFRIRSQEGGVSDKGGHSGGWLEPQPQVYARHAISTLGISHRTTGYWPHSLQFWLVQYMPEWIWVWGTHVFSRTQ